DNA from Leptospiraceae bacterium:
TCGTTATAGCAAATCACGAAGAAGCAGTAGAATTAGAATCAAAAGGTAAGCTAAAAGAATCAGTTGTGAGAAGCAAATTCATTCCTATTGAGGAAATAGTAATAGAACCGAGATTTCTACCTTATGCAGACTCAAAAATCATTGCTATTGGAAGAATCAATAATATGACCGTCAAAAATGGATTAGAAGAACTGGTGAAAAATCTTTACAATTATCTTTATTTATTCCGAGACCAAAACTTATTACATAATTTATCTTCTGTTACGAGATTGGAGTCCGAAATCCAATTATATAAGAAAAAGTTATTGCAATATGGAATTGAGTAAAAAACATACCTTATTGAAAGCATCTTAGTCTTTGAGGATCAAGAAATGCCAAAGAAATTTGGAGCTGTAGAACAAAACCAAGTCATAAGCAAAGCGAGAAAAAGAAGACTTCCTGTTCAAATCTTTCTCAAAAATGGAAACATCATCTTTGGGAAAATCATTCGCTATGATGTCTTTTGTCTTTTAGTAAAAACATCAAAAGCAAATATGATCATTTATAAACATGCCATATCCACAATTATACCTCATAAGAAAAAAAAGAAATCCAAAAAAAAGAAAGAAAAACAGCAAAAACAAACCAAAAAAACCATGCCCACCAAAAAAATCATCACTAATAAAAACTCCATACATCGATATAAGAAAGAACAAAAAATCAATAAAAAACCTCCCTTAGGTCCTCAAAAATAAAGATGCCTCACTTGGTTGCGGTTGACGGAAGACCTTTAAGTTCTCCTGTTAGTGGTATATCTAGATTAATAAGTAAAATTATTGAAAATTTTGATATGGATTTTGAATTTCATTTGTTTTCTCATCTACCAATTCATGATGATTTTAAGTTTTTATTAAAAAAACCCAATGTAGTGTGGCATGAAAATCAATCTCTTTTTAAAAAAGGTGGTTCTTGGTATATCTTTCATTTCCCTAGGGAAATTCGAAAACTGAAACCCAAAATTTATTGGGGAACTCAACAGACAATTCCTCCTTTTTTGTCAAAAAACATAAAAAAGGTCCTTACAATTTTAGATTTTGTTTCTTATTATTATCCGGACTCCATGAGAAAGATTGCCCTTTTTCAACAACGACTCCTCATGAGGCAGAGCTTCCAAAAAGCAGATTTTTTTATTAGTATTTCTCATCAAACTCAAGATGACTTAGTAAAGTTATATCTAAAAAACCATAAGAAACATCTAAAAGTAATCCATTTGGGGTTTGATCCTCCAAAAGAGTTTTCTAAAGAAATTCCCATTTCTATCAAACAACCCTATATTCTTTCTGTATCCACTATTGAACCACGAAAAAATTATACTACCCTATTAGAAGCGTATTATCAATATTATCAACAAGAAAAAGAACAA
Protein-coding regions in this window:
- a CDS encoding glycosyltransferase family 4 protein, which produces MPHLVAVDGRPLSSPVSGISRLISKIIENFDMDFEFHLFSHLPIHDDFKFLLKKPNVVWHENQSLFKKGGSWYIFHFPREIRKLKPKIYWGTQQTIPPFLSKNIKKVLTILDFVSYYYPDSMRKIALFQQRLLMRQSFQKADFFISISHQTQDDLVKLYLKNHKKHLKVIHLGFDPPKEFSKEIPISIKQPYILSVSTIEPRKNYTTLLEAYYQYYQQEKEQAYSLVIVGKRGWETSSFYKKLDEFTKKTQSIYVLDNINDQQLYSLYYHAAFFCMPSLYEGFGLPVLEALSFQKHVILSDIPCFKEIAKDYGIFLSPYDTKAWAETIKDFVQLHRNQKLPPVNFPTELWSWKKVAQNYKEVFNSLI
- a CDS encoding RNA chaperone Hfq, translating into MPKKFGAVEQNQVISKARKRRLPVQIFLKNGNIIFGKIIRYDVFCLLVKTSKANMIIYKHAISTIIPHKKKKKSKKKKEKQQKQTKKTMPTKKIITNKNSIHRYKKEQKINKKPPLGPQK